CGAGGACCTCGTCGCGCCCTCGAATGTCTGCCCTCGCGTGCATCGTCACCCGTCCGGGCGAGCCGCCCTCAACAGATCATCGCCGCTCCGGCGCGTGAGCGCCATGCCGCCGATCATCGAGCCGATTCCCGCTCTGACCGTTTCAGCGAGTGACACCGATCGCTTCGGTCATGCCCGCGCGCGGCGCCGTGGGTCGGGCCAGCCCCAGACCACTTCGCCAACTCGTAGTGTGTGCGCCTCATGCTGGGCCTGATCGCACGGCGGCTCGTCAGCCTGATCCCGATCCTCTTCTTGGTGTCGACCGCCGTGTTCTTCTTGATCGAGCTGGTGCCCGGCGACGCGGCGACAACGTTGGCCGGCGGGGCGGATGCCACTCCGGAACGCATCGCCGAAGTCCGCGAAGAGCTGGGACTCGGCCGGCCGTTGCTCGAGCGCTACACCGATTGGTTGGGCGACGCGGTGCAGCTCGACTTTGGGACCTCCTTGCTCGATCCGAGCGGCCCGACGATCAGCGAAGAGCTGGGGAACCGCCTTCCGGTCACGTTCTCGATCGCGATCGCTGGCCTCTTGGTGAGCGTGCTGCTCGGAGTCCCGCTGGGGCTCCTCTCGGCAATTCGCCCGGGGGGATTGATCGATCGTGCGAGCGTCACCGCGACGAGCCTGGGCCTCGCCGTCCCCAGCTTCGTCGTCGGACTCTTCCTGATCACGTTCTTCGCGATCGATCGCGACTGGTTCCCTGCGGTCGGCTACACGCCATTTGGTGAGGACCCACTGGAATGGCTGCGATCGATCACGCTGCCGGCTATCGCCATCGGGCTGTTCGCCGCCGCCTCGGTGGCGAGGCAGGTGCGCGCAGCGACCATCGACGCCCTCCAGTCCAACTACGTGCGCACCGCGCTCTCGGTCGGCACGGGGACGGGCAGGACCGTCGCGAAGTACGCCTTGAAGAACG
Above is a window of Acidimicrobiia bacterium DNA encoding:
- a CDS encoding ABC transporter permease, whose product is MLGLIARRLVSLIPILFLVSTAVFFLIELVPGDAATTLAGGADATPERIAEVREELGLGRPLLERYTDWLGDAVQLDFGTSLLDPSGPTISEELGNRLPVTFSIAIAGLLVSVLLGVPLGLLSAIRPGGLIDRASVTATSLGLAVPSFVVGLFLITFFAIDRDWFPAVGYTPFGEDPLEWLRSITLPAIAIGLFAAASVARQVRAATIDALQSNYVRTALSVGTGTGRTVAKYALKNAAIPAVTVLGLQLSALLGGLVIIERIFQIHGGIGTYMFRALSAPDVPVIQAVTLTFVVTHVLINLAVDISYGFLNPRVRVS